The region AGGCGCGGTGTTCGTGCGGGCGATTGCGGCCCGTGTCGGTGTCAAGCTTGCCGCATCCGCTGCACACGCGGAACAACGCGCCGGTGCGTTCGTCAGCCGATATGATCCGCGACGTGCCGTGACCGGGGACGCCGACGTTTAGCCAGCGCAGGTCCATGCTGCGTAGATAGGTGCAGCCCAGCCCGGTGTTCTCGGCGAACCACTTCGCCGCGATGCCGGCCGGGTCGATGTCGGCGGCCGTGATGAGCTGGAACGGGATGCGGTCGCGCTGGTCACGCCGGTCGGAGATCTTCACCTCGTCGCGGCGCACCTCGGCGGAGACATGGGACAGTTCGACGACGTCGAGGCGCTGGCCCGTGTCGGCGATGCCGGTGCTGCCGCAACGCGGGCACTTGGCGATCTGCTGTTCCTGGCCGGTGGCTGCAATGTCGGCGGCGTAGCCGCAGGCGGGGCAGAACACCCAGGGGCGGATGGATTCGCCGTCGATACCAAGGTCGATCGCGTCGACGGCGATCTCCCAGCCGCGGGCGTAGAAGGTGGCGCCGGGGGCGAACTCGCGGATGGCCTGCGCCGATCCGCGCTGGAATTGGGCGCTGTCGCTTTCGAACTCGCCGGAGTCGGGGTTGGTCCAGCTGATTCCGACGGCGAGGGTGACGGTGTCGTCGAGCAGCGTGTAGTTGGGCAGCAGTCCGTGTTCCTCCAGGACGCTGATCCAGTATTCGCCGCGCAGGTGCCCGAGTTGCCCCCCTATCAGCTTGCGGGTGGTCTTGGCCGACCGCAACGCCCGCTTGTCGTCGTCGGTGACGGCCGGAGACCCGGCCTTGGCCTCCAGTTCGGGTAACACCTTGTTGATCTCGGTCTGACGCCGCCTGAGTGTCTCGACGGTCTGCTGCCAGCGCCGACTGGCCGCGTGCACGTGCCCGGCGAACAGGCTGGTGCCGGCGCCGGCCGCAGGGCTGACCCAGTCGGTGAGCGCATCGACCGTGGACGCGGGCAATGACCCGAAGGTGTCGGTGAACCGGCGCACCGCAGCGGCACCGCCCGTCTCGGCGACGGCGATGAGTTCGCCGAGGAACGAGTCCGGGTCGCTGGATCCGATGGCCTTCTGCGCGCTGGTCGGGTGGGTGTGCCGCTGGTCACGAGCCATGTCGTCGATGAGGCAGGCGGTGAACTGGCGGCGGAGGATCTCCTCGGCGCTCAGGTAGGTGGCGGGCGGGCGAACCTCGCCGTTGATGACCGACAGCGGGTCACCGAGCTTGGGAAGCTGGTCGCCGCGCCCAGTGAGGTAGGCCAGGTTGAGGGCGTTGCCGGTGAGACGTCCGGCCCGCCCGACCCGTTGCAGGTAGGACGCGACGGTGCGGGGCAGCGACGAGAGCAGGACCGTGGACAGGTCGCCGATGTCGATGCCCATTTCCAGGGTGGGGGTGGCGACCAACACGTTGGGTGCCTGCGGCTCGGTCGAGGACTTCTTGAAGCCGTCCTCGTAGCTCAGCCGGGTGGCGTCATCGAGCAGGCTGGTGTGCTCGCGCGCAACGATCCGGCGCATATCCGGGGAGGCGTAGAGCCGGCGGTAGAAGTTGTCGGCCAGGGCTTCCCGGGTCAGCCGGCCGTGGCAGCGCACCAGCATGCACGGCGCGCCGTCGAGCTGGTCGACGGTGGTGCGGCTGCCCGGCACCAGCGCCCGGCAGGTGTCACAGGCCAACAGGTGGCGTTTGGCGGTGAGGTCGTCGAGCCGCGCCGGGGCGACCACGACGCCCGACGGCGGGATCGCGTAGACGGTGGCGCCGCTCTGGCTGGTGACGGTGGTGAGGACACCGTCGCGGGCGAGCCGGTCGAGCAGCAGCCGGGTGAGCCGCCCGCCATCGGCCGGGCTGACCGACAGCGCCCGCGAGGTCCAGCGCGCGTACCAGGACTGGGCCGAGGTGACGGCGTCCAGGTCGCTGTCGCGGACCGGGTTGGCGGAGCCGCCGACACGCGGGTAGCTGGGGGCCGGCCGCGTGTTGGGGAAGGCGGGCATGCCGTCGCCTCGGGGCCGCCCGCCCCAGATGGACCAGCGGTTGCCGTCCTCCTGACGGAAGGTGGTGAACCAGGGATGGTCGATGGCACCCTGTGCCCGCATCCGGTCCAGGACGCCCCGCACCCACCGCACGAGCGTCTCGTCGGCCGGCTCGGCCGCGTCCGCGCCGAGTGGGCCCTGCACGGCGAACCCGGTCAGCACGGCTCGGGCGGCGGCGGCCATCCGGGTTGGTGGGCCGGCCTCCACCTCGACGGTGGCGGCACCTGTCAGTTCGAGGGTCCGCCCGGTGCGCGAGTTCATCCCGAACTCCAGGACCACGTCGAGGGCGAGCCGTTTCCGGACCCGCGACATCACCCGGGCGGGCACCCCCCGCAGGGTTTTCGACGTCCAGAACGGGATGAACGACTCCCTGTCGACGCAGTCGGGGCCGAGCAGGCGGTAGCGGTGGAAATCGTCCTCACCGGTGCGCTGGATCGCGTCCTCGACCAATGCGTCCAGGGTGAGGGTGCCGGGGGCGATCGCGGCGTTGAGCGCGGCGCGCAGGGTCAATGTGTGCGAGCGGGCCTCCACGAAACCGGCCCGGTGCGCGGCGTCCTGCACAGAGTCGGTAAAGACCAGGGCCTTTTTTTCCCGTACGTCCAGCGCCGCCGACCCGAACAGGGTGGACAGTGACACCGACAGCAGGGTGGCGATGGCGCTGCCGAGGAAGCGGATGCCGTCCGGCTGGGCACAGGACGGACAGGTGTCGTCGCGCGCGTGCTCGTCGGCGTCCCGGCCGGCGCTGGTGAGCACCGGCAGGATCCACCCGTCGCGCAGGTCGGGGTCGTCGTCGGAGGGGGCGGCGGTCAGCAGTTCCCGACCGCGTACGGAAAACCAGGCCAGCCCGTCGGGGTGCGCGGCCCCGTCGTAGGACGCGTTGGCTTCGGCCGGCGCGTACAGCAGGGCCCGGAAGCGCCCTTCCCGGGTGGCATGGTTACGCCGGATGGTCTCGTCGTCGACGGCGAGGCCGGTGCCGACCGGGGCGAGCGCGACCCCCCAACCGGACCGGCCACAGAACCGGCAATAGATGGCCGGGAACGACGGCCGGATGTCCTCGGTGTCCCCGCCGGCCACGGGGGGCCCGTCGTCGCCCCAGCGGAACCGGGCGGTGGTGTCGGCGGCCCGGTCGATGCGGGTGAGTTCGCGTACCCACAGGTGCACGTCGACGGCGAGGGCATCCCGTCCGACGACCGCCCGGATGTGTCCGAGGGCCGCTACCACGGCGGTGATCGCCTGCGCCCAGTCGGTGTCGAAGCCGCCCGCGGCTAGGCGGGAGGTGCGCCGGTCGGCCTGTCCCGCGATCCGGCGGACCAGGTCGTCGACGCTGACCGCGTCGGCGGTCTCGTAGGTCAGTTCCTGTACCAACGGATGCGCTTTGGCCAGGGCGAGCAGCAGGTCCGGCCCGGCCGCGGTGAGCTGGTCGCGGTCACCGGACCAGAGAAGGCCGAGGATGGTACGGGCGAGAGCCGCGCCGTCCGGGTCGGCGCCGAGCGTCTCGACGGCCGCGCGTACCTCATCGGCCCGGAACGCGGCCGCGACGACGAACCCGGCCTCGGCGACGACGGCCTCCGCGTCGCCCACCCATTCGGCGAGGTCCTTCCGAGACTCGGTCACCACCGCGTCGGCGGGGAAGGGCTCACCGAACACGGTCTCGGCGAAATCGAGCATGGCGCCCGGATCGCCCTTGTCCCCCAGGGTCGCCGACGTCGCCACCGGGGTGATCAGCCCCAACGGTCGGGACCACGCGGCCTCGGTGAGGGCCGGGTCGTCGTCCCGCCAATGGCTCTTCAGCGCCAGCCCGAGACGGCGCAGCAGCATGGCTACATCGGTGCCCTGCGCGCCGTCGTAGGTGTGGAACTCGTCGAGCACCAGGTAGCGCAGGCTGGTCGCGGACTGCCGCCACAGGCTCTGGTCCTCGTGGCGCAGCAGCAACTGGTCGAGCATCTTGTAATTGGTGAGCAGAATGTCGGGCGCGGTGTCCCGGATGACCCCCCGGTCGGTGATCAACCCGTGCGAGGTGACCATCGTCCGGGGTTTGCCCTTCTCTCCGGTGTAGAGCGCCGCGGTGATCGACGCCAGCTCCGGGTGGCCGGTTAGCAGCCCGGCGAGACGGCCGGCCTGGTCGTTGGCGAGCGCGTTCATCGGGTACAAGATCAGCGCCTTGATCCCGGTCACGCCCTCCAGCCGGGCCCGGCGCACATGATCCAGGATGGGGTAGAGGAACGCCTCGGTCTTGCCCGATCCGGTGCCGGTGGTGACCAGTGTCGCCTGGGGGCGTCGACCGCCCAGGGAGGTCAGCCGGGCGAACGCGGCGGCCTGATGACCGTACGGGTCCGGGCCCGCGTACCAGTCGAGGTGCTGCCGCCAGCCCTCCTCCGCCGGACGGAACGGCAACCGCAGGCGCACGTACGGGCCCTTGAACATGCCGGTGACCGGATCGGACAGGAACGTGTCGAGGCCGTCGCGGGCGTCCGCGTCGGTCAGCGCAAACGTTGTCGTCAGATAATCGACGAGGCTGTCCCGGACGTTGGCCGCCTGGACGGTGGGCAGCAGCTCGGTCACGAACGCTCCCGCAGGCGCTGTGCGAAGACCGCGTACGCCTCCCGCATGTCCGCCTCCCGATCCAGGGTGACAAACGGCAGCTCATAGGTGTAGGTGTTGCCGGCCTGGTTGGTGGCGGTGCGCTCCTCGGCGGTGATCCGGTCGCCCTTCCTGCGCCAGACGGTGAGCACCGAGTTGGGCACGAGCCGGCCGTTAGCGTCGTAGAAGTAGACGTTGCGGTCGTAGCCGCGCAGCACGGCAAACTGGGTTCGATAGATCGAACACAACTCGTCAGGGGTCAAGCCGAGCGCCAGCGCAACCAGTGCATCGATCTCCACCAGCGCCTGGCGCCGATCCGCAGCGATCCGCAACGGTGTCCCCGGCGTCCAATCCTGCCCGACCTGCTCCAACGGCACCCGCAGTTCGTAGTCGAGTCCGCCGGCCCATGAATCATCGCGAAAGTCGTCCGAATAGCAAGCCCGCCAAAGCTCCGCGTAGGCGTCCGTGACTGCGTTCAGTCGCAGCGCACGCAAGAGCAGATAATCGTCGAGAGGTTGTCGTCCACCCCGAACCATCCGAGCCACCGCGCCCGCACGGATCGTCGACTTGGGCGCAGCCCTCGTCGAGAAATCCGTGATCAGCGATGAAAGGTATCCACACACAATGGCAAGGTCGGACGGCTCGCCGTCAGGCATTCCCATCGAAAAGACGCCGTCAACGTGAGCGGCACCAGGGGGAATCAACCCAGGGATGAAGGTGCGCTCGCCCTGATTGGCTGCCATCGTGCGCCAGGCGATGCGGTAGTGGTCGCGGGCGGGGTCAGGGTGGTCCTCGTCGCCCCAGTCCGTGTAGGCGCAGTCGTAGTCGTAGCGGTCGCCTTGGCGTTTGTAGGCGGTGGCCGGGATCGCGTCGGCCGCCAGCGCCTCGAAGTCCGTCACCGACCAGTCCTGGTTGTTGCGCAGCGACTCGTTCGGCTCCTTGTAGAGCGGCGTCGACACGAACAGGTGCGGCCCCTGAAGGATCACGTCATCCCAGGAGCCCGGCACGCCCCACTCCGACTCAAAATACCCCTTGGTCCGGTCGTTCTTCTCGTGCCAACCGGCCGAGAAGCGCAGGCCGAGGTCACCGATTCGCCCGACGCGGGAGAGCTTTTCCAGGACCGCCGCGCTGGACTGGTTCACCGCGTATACCATCCGGGTCTGCCGGATCGGTACGTCGTCGGTCTCCATGGTGGCGTGCCAGGCGCGCAGCGTGCCATCGGTCACCGTGGTGATCCGCGAGCGATGCGGGCGTACGTCCCAGCGGCCCTCGTCGTCCTTGAGTCCGGGTTCCGGCCCGGATCCGTCGTGCACCAGGGACCGCACCGCCGTGTCGGGGTGATAGAGCCAACTCGCCTGCGTGAAGCCCGGCCGGCCCTGCCGTGATCCGTGCACCGTGACGCCAAAAAATTTGCTGTCCTTGATCTCAAAAAGAATGAGCGCGTTGACGAAATGCCAGTGGCGGCGGAGGCGCAGGTACAACTCCGAGCGGAGAAGGCCCGCGCTTTCGTCGGTGAAGTGCGAGTTCAGGTGAATCATGCCGATGGTGCCGCGGGCCGACCCGTGCCGCCACATCACCTCCATGAAGCAGCGGTACAGGTCCGGCTGAAGGCCCTGCAGGTGCGGATACTGCCCGACCGAGCCGACGAACGCCGCGATCGACAGCACCTCCGCCGTGCCCTCGACGACCACTTCGGTCATGCCCGGCAGCGCCAGGGTCGCCGCCCGTTTAATGGCGACCTGCGCCTGGGTCGGCTTCAGCGCCAACTGCCACCACGGATCACCCTCGGCCAGCAGGGCGTCGACGTCGGAGCGGGGCCGGACCCACGGTGGGTTACCGACCTGGAGGTCGAAGCCGCCGCGGGCGAACACGGTAGCGAAATCCAACTGCCAATGGAAGAAGCCCTGCCGCTGGGCAATACGCTCACACACCACCAGCCACGGGTGCTCGCACAGCACCGTCTCGATGGGCTTAGCGCCGGCAAAGCCGATCTCCACTCGTTCGGCCTCGTTGAGTTCGTCCCAGCTCATCCCGGCGCTCAGGGTCAGCCCAGACGCCTTGCGTTTGCGTAGCTCCGGGTTGCGGCCCAGCAGCGCCTGCAACCCGGCGACCCACTCCGCGACACTCGGCGGAGCAATCATTGTGCCGTCCACGGTGGCGGATTCGTCGGTGAGCGGCCAAAACCAGAGCGCCGTCCACGCGTCCATTGCGCGGCGCAGCCGCCGGTAGGCGCCTGCCTCGTCGGCGAGCGCCGCCTCAATTTCCTCGCGCTGCACCGCCCCGCCGGCGGGCAGCTCACCCGCCTCCCACACCGGGATGCGCCGGCGGATCTGCTGCTCGGCAAGGTCCAGGCGGCGGTAGGCGATCTGCCACAGCGACTCCACCCGATGCGCCAGTTCGGCGTACGCGTCGACAATTTGCTTGGTGGGTTTGGTCTTCGTGCTTCCCCGCCAGGTCCTGAGCTTCCTCACGGCATCGGGGGCGAGCGCGGAAGCCTCCTTGACGTCGGCGGCCGAGCCCCAGCCGTCGGCGGGCAGCAGGAAGTGGTGGATGCCGTCGG is a window of Micromonospora sp. NBC_01699 DNA encoding:
- a CDS encoding DEAD/DEAH box helicase, with amino-acid sequence MTELLPTVQAANVRDSLVDYLTTTFALTDADARDGLDTFLSDPVTGMFKGPYVRLRLPFRPAEEGWRQHLDWYAGPDPYGHQAAAFARLTSLGGRRPQATLVTTGTGSGKTEAFLYPILDHVRRARLEGVTGIKALILYPMNALANDQAGRLAGLLTGHPELASITAALYTGEKGKPRTMVTSHGLITDRGVIRDTAPDILLTNYKMLDQLLLRHEDQSLWRQSATSLRYLVLDEFHTYDGAQGTDVAMLLRRLGLALKSHWRDDDPALTEAAWSRPLGLITPVATSATLGDKGDPGAMLDFAETVFGEPFPADAVVTESRKDLAEWVGDAEAVVAEAGFVVAAAFRADEVRAAVETLGADPDGAALARTILGLLWSGDRDQLTAAGPDLLLALAKAHPLVQELTYETADAVSVDDLVRRIAGQADRRTSRLAAGGFDTDWAQAITAVVAALGHIRAVVGRDALAVDVHLWVRELTRIDRAADTTARFRWGDDGPPVAGGDTEDIRPSFPAIYCRFCGRSGWGVALAPVGTGLAVDDETIRRNHATREGRFRALLYAPAEANASYDGAAHPDGLAWFSVRGRELLTAAPSDDDPDLRDGWILPVLTSAGRDADEHARDDTCPSCAQPDGIRFLGSAIATLLSVSLSTLFGSAALDVREKKALVFTDSVQDAAHRAGFVEARSHTLTLRAALNAAIAPGTLTLDALVEDAIQRTGEDDFHRYRLLGPDCVDRESFIPFWTSKTLRGVPARVMSRVRKRLALDVVLEFGMNSRTGRTLELTGAATVEVEAGPPTRMAAAARAVLTGFAVQGPLGADAAEPADETLVRWVRGVLDRMRAQGAIDHPWFTTFRQEDGNRWSIWGGRPRGDGMPAFPNTRPAPSYPRVGGSANPVRDSDLDAVTSAQSWYARWTSRALSVSPADGGRLTRLLLDRLARDGVLTTVTSQSGATVYAIPPSGVVVAPARLDDLTAKRHLLACDTCRALVPGSRTTVDQLDGAPCMLVRCHGRLTREALADNFYRRLYASPDMRRIVAREHTSLLDDATRLSYEDGFKKSSTEPQAPNVLVATPTLEMGIDIGDLSTVLLSSLPRTVASYLQRVGRAGRLTGNALNLAYLTGRGDQLPKLGDPLSVINGEVRPPATYLSAEEILRRQFTACLIDDMARDQRHTHPTSAQKAIGSSDPDSFLGELIAVAETGGAAAVRRFTDTFGSLPASTVDALTDWVSPAAGAGTSLFAGHVHAASRRWQQTVETLRRRQTEINKVLPELEAKAGSPAVTDDDKRALRSAKTTRKLIGGQLGHLRGEYWISVLEEHGLLPNYTLLDDTVTLAVGISWTNPDSGEFESDSAQFQRGSAQAIREFAPGATFYARGWEIAVDAIDLGIDGESIRPWVFCPACGYAADIAATGQEQQIAKCPRCGSTGIADTGQRLDVVELSHVSAEVRRDEVKISDRRDQRDRIPFQLITAADIDPAGIAAKWFAENTGLGCTYLRSMDLRWLNVGVPGHGTSRIISADERTGALFRVCSGCGKLDTDTGRNRPHEHRAWCPYRKAAVENTTAVALSRTLRTQGLLLRLPYAVTLGDDFAVPSLAAAVLLGLREQIGGHPDHLRVEHVVDPTLSDGIDNHDALLLHDVVPGGTGYLADLAAPDRLRDLLTRAWRRVHDCECRHEERLACHRCLLPFTLPAALRRTSRAAAERHLAHLLGLGEDADTADGPPWTLVETPPQDNPESHLEQRFRKLIARRLKAIGAATIEVPKPWGNALRFTLPGDQRQWTLTPQVNVENSRPDFLLESNDTSVPAVAVFTDGHAFHAVASRNRLADDAEKRQILRDTGRIVLAVTAADIAAAEQETPTVPAWFSEATVTKLIKQAPFQAAPSAYEGLRAGPISWLLAWVSAPRPADLGIVARAVPMFLVDGRSRRTYGDGISLSAVGRAALLAEELPSGERTLLVRQFGALAVVVEPTKTAVHAALVLDDREQALDAAHADAWRLWLQLSNAMSLRDWPTVITTVSRVGSPATAAATPEPVASDGLPDGMDESWASAYESAAPGVERDLIRLLAIHGGLDAPLIGVEGPQGIPMDICWPRLRIAVDLYDMPDEDRTDLSSAGWQVVQPDPDAVVAALTGTNDRGEH
- a CDS encoding class I SAM-dependent DNA methyltransferase, which translates into the protein MSASDAILVGEGWISEHYFTTDATKESFRARVLERRKTWDAEADERRPTPRSRFTDARQELEADLAKLSELTDVESDLGATDPQTTAAAVASIHQRIVGILELREHGLVLGEDGPILRVSAPGITERSPLVVVLAQPVAAVEDVLAKDGRTLAAPVRLDDDGDELTSAARLTSALFVEDDAPDLALILAGRWAVLAERERWAEGRYLAVDLQLICERNDTRRGGEIDRALTCLSAASIAPDADGNLWWSGVLDESIKHTVGVSKDLREGVRLSIEIIANEVVARRRARGLDPLPAAEAQPLAKQALRFLYRILFLLYAEASPELGVLPVGAPEYDQGYSLDRLRELVQVELATPRARTGTHLYESLGVLFRLVDRGHQVVEPADEEALSAPGLTFNPLRADLFRSSATAHIDAVGIGNAALQEVLTHLLLSKERRGRDRGFISYAELGINQLGAVYEGLMSYTGFFAETDLYEVAKDGDGSKGSWVVPVDRAGGIAAADFVKLADPVTGELRPVLHPQGSFVFRLSGRERQQSASYYTPEMLTRFTVGQALEELLDQNSERTPAVDILGMTICEPALGSGAFAIEAVRQLAEQYLKRRQEELAAEGKRIDPDDYPKRLQEVKAYLALHNVYGVDLNAAAVELAEITLWLDTMVQGLSAPWFGLHLRRGNSLIGARRAVYHRSQVVDKSWLGAVPNEMPLTSLVDDMATGRVATDGIHHFLLPADGWGSAADVKEASALAPDAVRKLRTWRGSTKTKPTKQIVDAYAELAHRVESLWQIAYRRLDLAEQQIRRRIPVWEAGELPAGGAVQREEIEAALADEAGAYRRLRRAMDAWTALWFWPLTDESATVDGTMIAPPSVAEWVAGLQALLGRNPELRKRKASGLTLSAGMSWDELNEAERVEIGFAGAKPIETVLCEHPWLVVCERIAQRQGFFHWQLDFATVFARGGFDLQVGNPPWVRPRSDVDALLAEGDPWWQLALKPTQAQVAIKRAATLALPGMTEVVVEGTAEVLSIAAFVGSVGQYPHLQGLQPDLYRCFMEVMWRHGSARGTIGMIHLNSHFTDESAGLLRSELYLRLRRHWHFVNALILFEIKDSKFFGVTVHGSRQGRPGFTQASWLYHPDTAVRSLVHDGSGPEPGLKDDEGRWDVRPHRSRITTVTDGTLRAWHATMETDDVPIRQTRMVYAVNQSSAAVLEKLSRVGRIGDLGLRFSAGWHEKNDRTKGYFESEWGVPGSWDDVILQGPHLFVSTPLYKEPNESLRNNQDWSVTDFEALAADAIPATAYKRQGDRYDYDCAYTDWGDEDHPDPARDHYRIAWRTMAANQGERTFIPGLIPPGAAHVDGVFSMGMPDGEPSDLAIVCGYLSSLITDFSTRAAPKSTIRAGAVARMVRGGRQPLDDYLLLRALRLNAVTDAYAELWRACYSDDFRDDSWAGGLDYELRVPLEQVGQDWTPGTPLRIAADRRQALVEIDALVALALGLTPDELCSIYRTQFAVLRGYDRNVYFYDANGRLVPNSVLTVWRRKGDRITAEERTATNQAGNTYTYELPFVTLDREADMREAYAVFAQRLRERS